CGGAGTTAATGCCCGTTTGTGGCTTTCTGCGCTATTTATAGCGTTATGGATATCCCCGCCGGGACGTCGAAATTGCCCCCATCGTCCCTGGAGTGCACCGGGGGGGCCGGGACGGCAGCGGGGAGAGCAGCGGGGACATACATCTCTACGCGGCGGGACACGGCGCTGCTGCGGCTCGGTGGCACAGAGCGAGGAACCACCGGCACCTGCGGACGGGCCCCGAGGAGCTCGGAGATCTAAGAGACTGCACGCCGACGAAGTGACCCGGCTGGGGCTGGCCCTGCCGGGCAGcgcgcccttcctcctcctcctcctcctcttgctctgtctcctcctcttccttcctcccgCAGCACTGTGGGGCCTGTAGTCTCCTTCCCCCCGCGCACATGGGATGAGACTACATTTCCCGGGTCTCCCCggctcttccctcccttcccccctccaCACTTTTCGTTCTCCTCCTCTTCGTCTTCATCCCGCTTCGGCGGCAGCGGGGCCGCCCGCGTCCCTATGCCCGACCCCGCGCAGGTACGGTCGGGCACCGggggaggcactgggatgcaGGGAGCCGCGGTACCGAGGATGCGAGGGATGCGAGGGATGCGGCGTCCGGGGATCCGGGCACCCCGCACTTCACTCCTCTCCCACGTGCATCCCAGAGCTGGCGCTGGAGGCGAGCCCGTCCCTCGGCTCCGGAGATGGGAGGCTGAGAGATGCCCCTCAGGCGGTGTATTTTTGGGGGGCAGTTTGTAGGGAGGTTACTCCAGTCGGTCGTACatcccctccctccctgccgGCTGGGCACCTTCCTACCGCAGCCCCCGAAGCACTTGTCCTCGCCGTGGGACGGGCATACCCGCAGGCAGGTCGGGCTCTACGGGTCGCTGTGCCGCCGCTTGGCCTCCCGCGGCCCTTCCTCAAGGTCACAGCCGCCGTGCTGCCCTCCTCGCCCGGAGCCCCGCACGAAAGCCCTTTGCATCCCATACGGCTTCCCATAGGGCGGCCGTTTGACAACCCGATGGCAGGACCCCTCCGTGGGGACGAGTCCGCGCGGGCTGGCGCTGGACGTGAACTTGCGGTTATTTGGGGATAGGGCTTGGGAACTGTGCCGAGGAGCCGTGCGCTGAGCGGGTCACGGGATTTGTAGACCTTGGTCCCGGTGGCACGGATTCCTGCGCACACGTGGAGCTTGGCGAGCACTGCCGGGTAGGGAGGAGTGCTGGGAGGACAGTGGGGCATGGGGCGTTCACTGCGAGAGCAAGGAAGGGAGAGAGCTTCATTCCTCCAGAGAGCTGCAGACccctcttctttctgttttgcacGTGGCCTCCCTCGTATGGCTTTGAAATCCCAATTGGAAGGGGAATGGCATCCAAGAGCCTGACATCTGGGAAGACAGATGCAGGCAGGGATAGGGAACTTTGGGAATGTGGACATTGGCAGCTGTAGGGTTGCATGAAATGGAGCAAAGGGATTTCTGCATGGGGttgtagaattatagaatcattaaagttggagaagaccatctagtccaaccaccaaccccATTCcaccatgttcctcagtgccacatctctgtgttCTTGAATGCAAACAGGGATCAtgactccctgggcagcctgttccaatacttcACCACACCTTCTAAAAGTTTCCTACtgtccagcctgaacctctcctAGCCCAGgttaaggccattccctcttgctctattgctgttacctgggagaagaggccagcccccacctcatcacaacctcttttcaggcagttgtaAAGAGTGATGGGTTctcccctaagcctcctcttctccacactgaacaatcccagttccctcagctgttccccataatacttgtgctccagaccctaCTCCTGTAGCGATGCATGGGATTGCTGTGACCAcagtgcaggacctgacactcAGTCTTGTTGAAGCTCATTCCATTGGCCCAGTggtccagcctgtccagatctctcTGTAGGGCCCTCCTATCCACACGCAGATTGACACTTCCCAACAAGTTgatatcatctgcaaactttctgaTGGTGCAAACTCCTTGTCCAGACCATCAATAAAGATAGTAAACAGGACGAGCCCTAATACATAACAGCATaggcagaaaagcagctccTGGAAGTGCTTTCTGAAAGCCTGAGTGCACATCGGGGGTCTGTGCCTTCCCCATCTCATCCCATGACTGCTAATCAGGCCTCCCGGTGCCAAGCTCAGGGATTTGGACGTTAATCCTCCAGCAGACTGTGAACTTTGTGACAATTCAGGgcacttctttcctcttcttggCTGTTGCTGCTTGAGCGTAACACTCCGACACAGCTTTGGGTGATGCCATTATCTTTGGGTCCTCTAAAATCCCCATGGCCTAGCCCCTGTGAAAATGCACCCAAAGGGCAACGTTGCTTTGGGCAGGGGGCAAAACTCTCCTGTCTTTAAAACAGGCGCCAGTGCGGTGGGTGGGGGGATGAACAGCCCCACCGCAGTGCATCCATAGGATCTTGAGGCATGCTTTGAAAACACCGCCTGAAACGGAGGGCCCCCTTTGGCAAAATAAAGCTCTTTTTGATCTCCATGGGCTCACATTGTTGCAAGAACATCTCCTGGGGAGAGAGGTTAGTGGTTTATTTGTGTTGCTGTTACGGAGGAGTTTGATGCCATGCCAAACGCTGCTTTCTccacagaaactgcagcagcGATGCGCTGGGGAGCGCCGGCAGCCAAAGCACTGCAGCCCGGCACAGCGGCACCCGCGTAGATGACGGTGCCCAGGCGTGAGCCcctgtcccagcacagcactgccaccatGCCCCAACAGGATGAGGGCAAGAAGCCACCCGTGGAGATGGCGCCAGAGCAGCACTGGAAGCTGCAGGTCTTCTACCTGTGCTTCTATGGCTTCATGACACAGATCCGGCCTGGGGAGAGCTTCATCACGCCCTACTTGCTGGGACCCGACAAGAACTTCACGAGGGTGGAGGTGAGACATGTGTATCCCCGCCTCGGCGCATTCCTTTCAGCCACTGGCACCAAGGCTTGAGCTGTGCACCTCCCAGCATGGGTGCCAGCGCCAGGGAGTATGGGGTTGGGTAGCTGCTATCCCCCATATGCCTCGAAACCGGTGTCGGGGTGCAGGGGGTTCTTGGTGGGATGGAAGGCTGAGCTTGCTTTGTGCTACTGGGGACGGGGGAAGTGGGGATGCATAGCTGGGGCTGCCGGCAGTGAGAGGGTTAGGCAGGATCTCCCCTGCTAAGCACTGCTGACCCTGCTCCCAGCCTCCATGGGAACGTTGTGTTCCCAGCGCAGGAGGGGGTCAGGGCTCAGCTGGGCTGAGCACGCAGGGCCGAATTCCTCCTCGGGCTGGTCACACAGCACTCAGCCTTCCCC
Above is a genomic segment from Meleagris gallopavo isolate NT-WF06-2002-E0010 breed Aviagen turkey brand Nicholas breeding stock chromosome 7, Turkey_5.1, whole genome shotgun sequence containing:
- the PCBP3 gene encoding poly(rC)-binding protein 3 isoform X23, which produces MSTFPKFPIPACICLPRCQALGCHSPSNWDFKAIRGRPRAKQKEEGSAALWRNEALSLPCSRSERPMPHCPPSTPPYPAVLAKLHVCAGIRATGTKVYKSRDPLSARLLGTVPKPYPQITASSRPAPARADSSPRRGPAIGLSNGRPMGSRMGCKGLSCGAPGEEGSTAAVTLRKGRGRPSGGTATRRARPACGQTIGARRCCSDAGHSGWMQTGCAQDSPGDARFATIPFKEMREARRSRCLFIGTPAAPSCAADLSVPPDVPPHRAVPGPVTGGKQGAQGEADGSCSVPVLVILVVS